Part of the Spinacia oleracea cultivar Varoflay chromosome 5, BTI_SOV_V1, whole genome shotgun sequence genome, CAATATTGCAGATTTGCAGTTACAGTCGTTGTCACTGATTCAATGATTTGTTCCTTAAACCCATTTGTCCAATGTTGGAGCCTGTATGTCCAAATAAGAACATATGCCTATTCTCTCTATGGGATTGGGGCGGGGTGAGAAGAGAATGCCGGTCACTATAAATTTTTCAGAGGGCAGAGGATATATTTCAGAATCAACTTATTGTCAATTGTCATTTTCTAAAACTCTATGGTTTGATGGTTTTGTTTACTTCTTTTAACTAGCTTTTTGGCCTTTTCAAGCTCGGACTGTTAATAGTACAATTAGGAGTAAAACAAttgtttcttctttttttcttcccCTTTTTCACATGCTTCTCTTAAAGAAAAGTTTAATTTACAGGAAGAGGAAGGGGTGAATATTGAATATACTCATCAAGTTTTAAGTTAGGgggaataagaaagaaacaatactccctccgtcccttaatactcgcaccgctttccttctcgggtcgtcccttaatacttgcaccgtttctataaatggaaatctttacaaatattttattatttctcacacttacctactaacccacctacacccctattccctacaaaaaatcatttaaaaattcacaccctccactcaccactccccaccctttacacttttcccactaactatattaaaaaaataacccaCTATCAAccaacacccattaaattaataagtcaatttaagtgtcttaaactccacaccggtcaaaccggtgcgagtattaagggatggagggagtattagatATGTATGTTGACTTAAGGATAACGCGAAAAAAGGGAAGTTCAAAGGAGAAAGGGATATTCGGCCCTAGTGGTAttagtttttaaatactaggttgTCTAGGTATAGATTCACTTTACAAAATTCAGTGTGAACTATTGACAAAAGTTTATAATATGGACTATACTATCTTTGTAAGAAGAAACTTTTGTTttatatggtgggattcggttAAATAAGAACTGTCAAGTGATACTTGCAGCTTGACAGAGTAGTTCTTTTTTCCTCCATCAGGTCTGCCCCTTCTTTCTATCCTGAGAAGAAAGAGGAAAGATGCTACAGCGGCCTATATTCTGATGTTTTTGCTGTTTCTATATCCTTACTTACAATATAGGATTCTGAAGAAGAGCCTATCTGTAATGAAGTGTTAAAGTTTCTCTTTGTGCACTGCTCTCGTTTTGAGCAATGAGCATATCACCCGGTAGGCGAGCTGTATTCTTTGACATGTGTCCTAGACCCTGGCATTAGTGAAGCAATGGCCTGGCACCccgtttttcactttttctagACTGGTAAAGAATCATTATTATTAGCATGCACCCAGTTTTCTACGGAAGGAAAGTTGAAATTTGTACCCAATAGGAACTAGAGATGATTCTATCTTCCAAGTTCCAACCTAATTGTGGTGGAAAATGGTTCTTTTTCTCATCTGATATCTAGTTAGTCTATCAAAGTTACGTGGTTTCAATCGCCAATACTACTTTATCGGAGTTGTGTGTGGAGTGTTTTGTGGGAGATCTTGATACTAGGTTCGCTTCTTAAGCTAAATTGTGTTGCAGGCACGCATGTTTGGTCTTTCTTTCTCTAGTTCTCTGCTACTGTGTTTTGGGTGCATCTCAGATTGTCAGATGTCATTTCAATATCTCCTGCAGCTTGACACACACAATGCACGCCACTGCACTTGAGTGTTGTATGTTACAGTTGTGCCAGTTATGCTCTTGTTCACTGTTTACTGTTCTTGTATACTACATAGCATGGTTGTGGTCATCAGTTGAGATTGCTATGGATTTATTTGATACGCATCCCTGCTATTTCCCTATATAACGAATTAAGACAGGTTGTTTTGTAGTTAATTGTGCATGGTACCTGCTGCATAGCAGTTGGGTTTTTAGCAGACATGATCAGAGTTTCGTATACCACAGCCTTTTATCGTGTAATTATTTCTTGTATTGCTTGATAAGTCATTGTTGTGATGCTGTTCTCAATCTGCAAAGCTTAGTTGTAGTTATCAGTTTAGATTTTTACTTCCAATGGGCTAATCGGATAGTCGTCTTTGCTAATTGCTCAGGTAGTGAGTAAAGGCAGATTGGTTTGTTGTTAATCATGTTTGGTACCTGATGCATAGTAGTTGGGATTTTTCGCAGATGAACATGATCAGAGTTTCGAATATCATGGGAATTGATCCAAAACCATTTGATCCAAAGACATATGTGGAAGAAGATGTCTTTGTGACCGACGAATCTGGTACAAAAAAGCGAATTCGCTTGGAGAACAACATTGTGCGTTGGAGAAATGTGAAAAAGGCAGATGGAACAATATCTGTATGTGAAACTTCTCTATTCTTTACACGCATTGACACATTTACTTCATACTTCATTGTGCAATATGTTACCTTCGTCCTTGTTACTTTTTACTAGTCTTCCACCCACAACATATTCGTATGTTTTATCTGTAACAATTTTTTGAGGGGAGGGCGGTTGAACTGCATGCAACTTGTGGAACTGTAGGGTCTATGTTGCCTAGAGTCGCTAGACCATTCGTTGGAGAGGAATAACCTCCATTATATCATGGACATTAACATCAGCTGGTGACAAAAAGAAACTTGACAAGGCATTTGATTTTTTCCATTATGTGATGTGGATATATGACTGAGTTGAAAATTGTCCATTAGTCAATTCTTATGCTGTTCTGTTATGCTTAAGTAATCATTTTATGATTCCATATTTTGTTTATACAGTTTTTTTTAATCATCTCGTTGTATAAGAGATAGAATGAGACTGTATGCTATATTAGTATATTACTACATTGAAGACTGGATCTTGCTATCTAAATTTTCCCTCTATCCACCTTCCATTAACAACGGTTGTTACTATCCATGCCAAAAGTATCCATGCAAGTTTTTCCGGGACGGATAGAGATTTGGTTTATGTTATGCATACAGCCCGTCTGACTTTGATTTGTATTTTTCAGCGTGAGAGCAATGCACGGTTTGTGAGATGGTCAGATGGAAGTCTACAGCTACAAATAGGGAATGAAGTGCTTGATATATCCATGCATGATGATCAGCATGATAACGCATACTTATTCCTTAGACATGGCAAGGTACttatttttgttccttttttacTATGTATTATTTCTTCCGTCTGCTGCTTGAGATTTTATTCTATATTCCTAAATTTGTGGTAGCTTTTCCTTTCAAGCCTGCCAAAGTGGGTCCTTCTGAAAATAACTCAACCGATCAATTTTGTTGGTCTATGATAGTTTATTTATAGGACTTAAAAGCATATTTTTACCAGAGGTAAGAGCAGTGAGCTGTTCTGAGTATTACTGGTTGAATTTACGATTCTGTGGCCTGTTGTGCACATATATTAAGACTCATTAACTGGTGAAAGGATTTAGATAATAAATCTagaatcattaaaaaaaatactatcTCGTTCTTTCTACGGAAGTAATCTTTACTTGTGCAGATAAAGTTGGTACGTTCCAGTATACACGATTATTAGTTTTTATTACACCCTATGTTACCCTTGGCAATTTTTTTGGCGTACCAGTGACGACAAGGGATCTGGTTTGGAATACTGGTTAGACCCTTTAGTTTGCATTCGCTCATGCGCACCTCAAGGAGCACACAGATTGGAGTTTAATGTATCTAAAAAATGTAAAAGATTAagatatttatttaattaatgccGTATCCTCGACTCTCTGTACTCCTATCCAGATTTAGCATGGTTTCCCCGTGTCGTATTGGACACCCTTGATCCAGGTGGCATAGGTAACACCTATTAGAAGAATGCCTGTGTGCGCAATCCCGTAGGCTTGCTATTATCCCTGTTTACAACAACTTGCATTTGGTTGTTGGGAAATAGGTTTAGCAAGACCCTTGACTAACCTGACGATGTTTAGGACTTAGGAGTTACACTTACATGTTTCATGATCCATATGAGTATTATCAGGTATTGTTgcttatttttctgtatttcttGGTTTTATTCTTGATGTCTCATGGACTTGGATGTTATCAGTTCGAGTcacttgcaaatttgtaatcaGATAGTCCTTTTGCAAAGCTCAGTTGCGTACCATATGTATCATGCAAAATCGTTTTTCTTGGTGTTTGTTGTACACATACGAAAGGATATCGAATAAATTTGAACCCTGTTATGTAGAGCACTAGAAGATGCTGGTGCCCTACTATATTGTTTCCCTTTATGTTTTCTGCACGCCTTACACTGATGAATGCTAATGATATGATTGATTAATGGTTTTCtttattgttgaataaataGTTAGCAGATTTTATACCCTCCTAACTTGTATTTATGTGATCACTTTGTTTTTACACTCTTTTGGTGGCCCAAAATTCATAGACGCATTGTGGGGGTCCGTGCCTCAGTGGTATGAACTATTGTGTACAAACTTTTGAAACATTCATTGGATGACTCTGTTCCTAAGCTTCCACTGCAAACAGAATAATCACTACTAGTAATTTACTTTTTTCCCACCTGATAGCTTCCTTATAGCGTGTGCTTGCCTTTTGGGAAAATTAGGACCAACTTTTTATGGCTGTTGACCGTCTTGCTCAATTTGGCTACTAGATATTTGACACCTTAAGTGTATGATTTTGCGTATAAAATGTCGGCCCACTTTGACTTATTCAGTAACTTTGCAACAAGAACAATAATAATCACCTAGTATGCAGCCTACCTCTAGGTTCAAGCCAGTGCAAACTCACTATCCGACACTAGTCCTGCTAAAGCTTTCACTGCAAGATCACCTTCTATTTTTCATTGACTGCATTTCATTTGTAGCTTCTTTCTTGTTGTCATGCATATATATTCTCTAGACAATTTTTTAACCAATGCTCTTGTGGGTATTGTTTGTCTTGCCTCAATTTGATAACCAAAGTCTTCTGATGCTCAAGTGTTCTTGGCTTATATATATGAGTACACAAATTTTGAGGCCTTGTTAATTGTTGTGAAGCTGCATAATGAAGTATATTTGAACTTCTACTTCAAACCTATAACTACCATTACTAGATTTTTTTCATTTGATAATTGTGTTTTGGTTATACTTGTGACAGGGAATTCTCCAATCACAAGGCAAGCTTCTTAAAAAAATGAGATTTATGCCATCATCCTTGACATCAAATTCTCATCGTTTATTGACGGCGCTTGTGGACTCTAGACATAAAAAGGTCTACAAGGTTAAGAACTGTATAACTGATGTTGATCCTGAGAGGGAGAAGGAGCAGAAAGAAAAGGTAACTTATATCATTGAAAAGCTTTGCTTCTTATGAACCGTATGTGCAGATGTTAAATTTATGTCTTTGCAGGCTGAAAGTCAGACGATAAAAGCCAATTCACTTCTGAGTAGGAAGCGGGAAAGGGTGAATCGAAAGTACGCAAAACCATTGGAGAGAGGCCGGCAACTTTCTCCTGGATTTTTAGAGGATGCACTTGAAGAGGTTCTTCTTCCTCGCCTGTCTCTCTGTCTATAATGTACCAGCATTTTATGCAAAATGATATCCTATAACTTTGAGGTTTTTGTTTCACATACTTGTATAGTGATATGCCAAACTAGGAACTTGTCTACCTCTTTGCTTTATGACCATGTTTTTAACAAGGGAAGTGATACCGTTGAGATGACTATGTAGTTTGCTAGAATCTCAACAAACACGATTGATGTTAAATCTTAACAGGATGACGAAGCGAATTACTATGATTCTCGTCGCCCAGCCTCCCGGAATCGTTTTGAGGAAGAACTGGAGGCAGAATCTAGAGCTGAAAGGCGCATTATTAATGCAAAGAAGGTAGAAATTGATGTTAATTATCCTCATTTTTGTATGAAACAATATGTTCTACTTCATATTGAATGATCTCTTCTTCCTTCAAGGCCCAAGGACTAAAAGACATTCCACGGAAATCGTCTGCTGCTCCAAAACGCCCAGTGGATTTCTCTGACAGTGAAAGAGACGAGTCAGAATATGAAACTGATGGTGCTGAAGAGGAAAGATCCCCTGAACGTAGAATGGAGGATTCAGAGCCAGAATGGCAGGATTCAGAAGATGAAGAGCAAGAGGCAGCCGTAGCTGCTTCAGAAGAGGAGGCAGAGGTGCGTAATTGGCCTATTATTTTTTTCCTCAGCTGAAAACAAAATGTGCTTGTAGtgattttaaacataatattCTAGTTACATGAAGTGCTAGTTTACTGTTTTTCTGTGTTTTTATCTTGAACTGAGTCATGGTCTAGTAGTCTCAAGGGGTTCCTTGGCAGTCCACTGAAAATTGTGTCCCTATGGGTAACGTCATTTTAAATCTTATAATGCCTATTATACATATTCATTCGCGGGACGGAGCCCAAGTTTGTtacataaattttataaataccATTTTTGTTTCAAGGAACTTATGTTTAATTGAGAAAATAAGTATTAGCATTTAATAGTGCATATatagatgtttttttttgaagtttTAGGCTTTTATGTTTAGACAGAAAGACTATAGGAGTGATTGAAAAGCTGTCATGCGTATACCTGCTACATGCTTCAATATCTGGATTGCAGCTCAGCAGAACCCTTTTTTGATATGTGCTCAGTGTGTGGACTTGGTTGTTGCAATGatttatgcatgaggttttcAGTTTCATCCTAAAATGCTTCATGCCTTTATTTCTGTATTTAGGAGCCAAAGCAGGTGGTTAAGGAAGCTAGAGGTAGCCTTAAACGTAAGGAGATAGACTCAGATGAGGAGTCTCCTCGTAAAAAACCTGCAACACATCGCCGAATGACAGTTGTTTATGAGAGTGATGAGGAGTGAAGCCTTTCAGATATGTGAGTATGATCCTTCTATTTTTGCAAGCACATTTTTTGTGAACATAAATGACATCATTGAGTTATCTGTCTGTTTGAGTGTTTGTGATGACATCAAATATCTAGTTCTTGATGTGTTGTTACTTTATAGAACTGAGGTAAATGGAACATGAAGAATCAGTTACTTTCCCGATTATTGATGACTAATATTAATCTGAGCAGAGCATGGCTTGAGAAGTTATGTTATCTTTGATTTGTTTTCCTGTTACTTTTCACTTAGGCTCCGTTAGTTTTGCCAGAAAatgattttctttgttttgttagAGTGGAAAACGATTTTTCCAAAGGTGGAACTCTGCTAAGGTGGAAAACATTTTCCTTTTGTAAAGGACTGCCACATTTTTCACTTCCGCCTTCTTCTCTATTACTTTTCTTGCAAGGaaacaaacaaagaaaactACACAATTGTATTttcctttgaattttttttttcccgttAAACAAACGGTGCCTAAATTTTGAGACTAACGAGGTAAACCGTAAAAGTGTAGAAATGTATGGATTCCCTCTATTACCATTTTTGTTTATTGGAAACAATGACAAAAGTAAAAATGTGGAATTATGTGGAAATCCTTATAAATTGGGCCATTATAagctttctttcaaaatcaatgGAAAAAGAATGTGGAAGTACTTGTCACTTGTCAGTGTTATTAGTTTCAATGGTTTTAGTCATTAAGCTAACCAGAAAAtggatattttaaaaaaaaacttttcaatAGGGTTTCTCATTAAACAATCAAGCAAAGTGAAAATTAGTACTTTTAGTTTTGCTTTTCTACCTATATTTCCATAGTTTACTTTTCGACAGATATCCCCACTAATCAAATTCAGAAAACACTACTGGAGCTCCTGCCTATTGAGTTGGGATGCCCTAGATTATGATTTTTCAATATGCACAATTCATCACTGAATGTGACTCAACTCTGTGTGTTTTCTTACAAAAAACTTATCTTTACCTGGGACCGCCTTAGTATTGAGACAATAAATTACAATATATCTTTTCTCTGCACGAATCTTgcgcattttattcgagttgtTCTGTATAAATGAGTATTTAACTTATACTCTGCAATTTAACAAAATTTCAGGGCAGGAACCATATATTCATGTTCTGGACTTCTGGGGGTTTCTGCATGGTGCTTATCTTGCATGGTGCTTATCTTGATTGCTGTGTACAATGCAGTTTCAGTCCTTGGCGATACTTTGCCTTCAAAACTGTTGTCACCCCAGTGTAACTTAATTTGTGGAGGATTGGGAGGTTATGGAAGGAAGAAAGGGAATAATTAGGGTTTTGGATATGTTGTTATTTCTCATATAGTAGTGGTATAATAAATACAAATTTTGGCTACTTGTTCATAAGGTATATAGTTCATTTGTGTAAAATTGTGTTGCTAAAGGATAAAGCTCACAACATCATTCGATTATGGTCTTATTTAATTCACCTATTTCATGGTTGTATTACTTAAGATATAGTACAAGACCTTATATCTTATCTCACATGTGATTAAATTAGATCAAAtcagaaaaaaataattaaatatgggtatatttattttttcttattttattttgttttgtttggttGTCTTTAGTATTATtgtacacttagttttattttgttttgtttggttGTCTTTAGTATTATTGTACACTTAGTTTCAATTACTAGAATATGTTTGTATTGAGAATTCAAAGTTGTCAAATTAAGAAAACCACTTTTTATGGGGTACTTTATACTTAATTATCGAGTATAGTGAAATGGATTGTGTCATTGTAGCAATAAACTATGTTTGCCCGATTTAATTTAGGGTGTGTTTTATTCAACTTATCTAACCTGACCTGATATgattttattaaaacttatctgaacttattaataataataaatataaaataaattataataataataaatataataactaCTAAAaacaatagtaataataatataacaataataataatataataataataataatattaataaaaataacaataaaaaggataaattattttttaccacctataaaaatctaaaaattattttttacaaccacaaaaaattaaaacttgtattttaccacttaaaaataaattaaaatttgttttttatcaCCTGAAAgcgaaaaaatagatgaaactttatgtatggctacctaattcaattttCCTTCAATATTTTACACTCAttgtgtgattttctttaactctttcacctttctctctttattttcattaatttttgtcaattttgtgagtcaatggtggtgaaaaattatgtaaattcGTAGAACATAAGCAAGTTTGGGAAGTGAagagagttaaatacatgaaatcgtggaagaatagaacatataagaagtattaccgttattgtggcccctacataacattttcatatatttttcatttttcaggtggtaaaaaacaatttttccaaactaaaaatataaaagaataataaaaaagatgtacggagtaatattaataataataatattattatattattattaattttttttggtattattattattattattattattattattgaaacttattggaatttatctgaacttattggaccaAAAACTTATTTGTTTAAGGTGAATAGAACACCCCCTTATTCGTAGTGGTGATAACAAAAgtataattttgaataaaattagTTTTAAAAGTGATTACAACAAAATACGAAGTATCAAACCTACTATAGAAAATTGTACCTCGTACTATCTGCGTTCCTTGAAAATGCGATTTGTATTTATGTGATTTCTGATACACACATTTTACAactaactactccctccgtctctttttgttctttacgtttgctATTATGCACAcgatttaacgactaattaatgtgattgagattcctctactttttttatttagacaacgcaaattgcgtttatttataatattttcacttttatatatataaaaaaaacattggTAAAATGGGAAAGATTTAATACCCCTATGAAAAAGTGCGAGAGATTAAATACCCCGgcgaatttaattggttaaaataatccgTGGGCACAAATTTTGGTAGAATATTAAGgtattatgtgataatatagaAGGATATTTTTGGATATAAAAAAAGGAATACGTAAAGAACATTTAGGGACggagggacggagggagtagtttttgCGTCGAGGGCACCATCGCGTTATTACATGAATTATGTTTATAAATTTTTACGTAAAATTATAAttagatttttttaattaaatttttcttttatacgaagtatatatttttgtttgaaaTTCACATTGAAGTATACTTACacttgaaaatatttttctagCTTAAGCTACCTAAGGCGATCAAATTTTTATTACTTTGACCACATTAATAGTAAATGAACACATTTTCAAAGAATGGAGGTAGTATAAATagtcatttaaaaaaaataaattagttcTTATTCCTAATTCTAAAAAATCCATTTCACGTCAGAAAAGTAAGTTATGAACAAAgtagataataaaaaaaaggtttagaTTAGATCCATAGAATTATGATGGACTAATTAAATAAAACGCACATAACTAAGACTCATTAGTAAGGACCAGGGAAGGCCATGGGGCGCTAGATGTAGGTCTAGTGAGATCAAGACCCATATTTTTCATGTGGACCTAGATTCTTCCTAAGTCCACGACGTACGAGGAATTCCAAACCCTCAAGCAGATTTGATGGGTTTTGCAAGTTTTATATGAAATAGGTAATAACCAGTTATTGATTTTCAATATTTTTTGTCCCTGGTTTTCTTAGGCCCACTAGTTCGACCATTATGATATTGTGTAATATTTGACTAAAGGTAAAGAGAGTGCAATTATAAGCTAGTAGGGGTGTCCATTCTCGATCCAACCCGTTTAACCCCATGGGTTGTCCGACCATTTAGAACCCGCGAGCTAGAACCGAAAGTTCGATCTGATCCgatccgattatattcaacccgaacccaaccTAACCCGTTAATATTAATCCGACTAAGATTCGAATATAAATGATCGATTTGGGTGACAATCCGAATCCGCTCGATCCGAATCGAAGCAATTCAAAACTCATTTATGACTCGATCTGTTGTAACCCGGGGAAAATCCATTTAATCTAACCCATTTGCAACACGTGACCCGTTTAATTCGAGTTGTTTCACCCATGACTCTTTTAATCAAAACGGTTTATAACTTGTAACCCGTATAACCCGAGTTGTTCACAATCCTAAACTCGTATTTGTTTCTTGGAATATCTTTTTTAGGTATTTCTTGGAATCACGTTATAGAAACAAAAAAGGAAGAAATTTTTATTCTCTTCCAAGAATTCAACATTCttttaaaaagtaaaaattGAAAGCTGTATTGTTAACTAAATTTATTTGAGTCGTTGTTGCTTAAACTTATTGCTTCCTCCGTTTCTCTTTGATCTTTACGTTTTCTTTTTTGGTtctttcaaaatgttctttacatttcattttatattatcacataaattctttaatattctatcaaaatttgtgttcaatgattattttaaccaattaaattcattggatcATTTAATCTCTTACATTTttctattgggacattaaatttttctcattttcccaatattgGATTTTTGATagaagtgaaaacattataaataaacgtaattttccttgtttaagtaaaaaaatagaggaatctcaatgcacattaattagacgttaataaacgtgcaaaatgtcaaacgtaaataacaaaaagaaacggagtgAGTAGTTATTATTTCTCCATTATCtattattaattacttaattagttaattaattaattaatcaataaatGCTTCGTTAATACAAAATAATAAACTTTATTGGTTATTATTTTATCGTTATCAATTATTAAAACAAGTTATATACAATATACTCACTAAGTTATATTAatgatcttaaattcttaatacttttaaaatttatttatcaTATTTGTCCCTATCTAAGTCATCAATGTTATAATTTTAGTCTTATTGAAACATAACTAGTAGTTTGACCCGTGCAAGGAAAGAGCTAGTCTTAGGATATAGGATATCTTATATGTGTGTTAGCTTTCAAATATTTGGGTGGATGATAAATGTTCGtatttagttttatgttttatagTTATATGTAGATGAGTAGTTATTATGTAATTTAGCCAAAATAGGTTATAACTACACTAAAATAAACCTAAAACATCTTAATTTTAAGGACAGATTAGTAATCTTAAAGGTATTACATGTCTTGTTATTTATATCAGACTTCTACGACAAATATTTTCTTGGGGTCATTGTATTCATCTGCAATGATAATTTTAGATAATCCGCCTAGTTTTatttcctcaaaaaaaaaaaatacaacagTTGTTCGACAAATATAATGCAGGCACCTCAGGAACGCAGCTGCAAATTTTGTAATACGTGAATTTGTCCATGACCAAACTCGAACCTCGCTATTTTCATGAGTCCTAAAATACATCATCCACTATAGTCATGTACAAATATTTAACCTTTAAAATGTAATCATACTACTACCTCATAAATAATAAGAGAATACAATACATATAAGTGCAACTCTAATAAAGTTTTTTGTATGATATTTTAACTGATATTCAAAACCAGAAAGGATTGTACGTATGTCTATCATCCATCTCCGATGTATACATGATGTGATTTAGTACATAATGCTCTCCATAGTAATACAATATGACCATTAAACAACTTCACTTATAATTTGCCTACGAAAAATGTATTGAATATGGTTCAATAAAGTAGACGCCCCCATAAGTATAATTGTGAACAGAAACAACCTGAAATTGTTTTGAATATGTATGTTAATCGCGTTATTCAAAAGTTTAAACTTCACTTCTTATAAAGAAAAAGCCAGAAGGTGAACCACTAACATCAATGATAACCTCGCCGAACTTTCCCCGTCTTCTTCCACTGTTAATTGACCCATGTTTTCGTTGTTATA contains:
- the LOC110789883 gene encoding protein LEO1 homolog gives rise to the protein MKDEGEKRQQMMENLFGVNSEDEEEEEEVDSEHESNQHRPNYVSDENDGVAEQEVEAEAYVEGQGEAEGEAEGESEGEYREEEPEVGESEGEREQSSQEVEVGEQHEESQARETDSDEKEDYAQKVVTSRRRDLVDSGSERSEEQEPHYIDPEDEEVGQTRSRGESPEEERDLTHVAQSTAEIRDVFGDSDEEEPADYGVQHNMEQRSPVEEEEMYEENLRPDDLVRDEDAQYGTEEEIEAKLKEKPVGPPMELEIPLRPPPAHPEKMNMIRVSNIMGIDPKPFDPKTYVEEDVFVTDESGTKKRIRLENNIVRWRNVKKADGTISRESNARFVRWSDGSLQLQIGNEVLDISMHDDQHDNAYLFLRHGKGILQSQGKLLKKMRFMPSSLTSNSHRLLTALVDSRHKKVYKVKNCITDVDPEREKEQKEKAESQTIKANSLLSRKRERVNRKYAKPLERGRQLSPGFLEDALEEDDEANYYDSRRPASRNRFEEELEAESRAERRIINAKKAQGLKDIPRKSSAAPKRPVDFSDSERDESEYETDGAEEERSPERRMEDSEPEWQDSEDEEQEAAVAASEEEAEEPKQVVKEARGSLKRKEIDSDEESPRKKPATHRRMTVVYESDEE